One Methylosinus sp. C49 DNA segment encodes these proteins:
- a CDS encoding GNAT family N-acetyltransferase has protein sequence MFPEIARDDIFRLETSRLWLRWPRAADEGSICRLAGDPEVALKTARIPHPYESYHAESFILAARAENASGAGLTLALTQKRQADEAIGVIGVHGANGRGTGMIGFWLGRPYWGRGLMSEAAGAFIDMVFGMTGLERIVSSALPSNAASLRVHEKLGFTRAGQGKFPAPARGGEVDVELFDLRRGAIPTSFGAKRPKLQAT, from the coding sequence ATGTTTCCGGAAATTGCCCGCGACGATATTTTCAGATTGGAGACCTCACGCCTGTGGCTGCGCTGGCCGCGCGCCGCCGATGAGGGCTCGATCTGCCGTCTGGCCGGCGATCCCGAGGTCGCCTTGAAGACGGCGCGCATTCCGCACCCATATGAGTCCTATCACGCGGAAAGCTTCATTCTCGCCGCGCGCGCGGAGAACGCCAGCGGCGCCGGCCTCACCCTCGCCTTGACGCAGAAGCGCCAGGCGGACGAGGCGATCGGCGTGATCGGCGTGCATGGGGCGAATGGGCGCGGGACGGGCATGATCGGCTTCTGGCTGGGACGGCCCTATTGGGGACGCGGTTTGATGAGCGAAGCGGCGGGCGCCTTCATCGATATGGTGTTCGGCATGACCGGGCTGGAGCGAATCGTCTCCAGCGCGCTGCCGAGCAACGCCGCCTCGCTGCGGGTGCATGAGAAGCTGGGCTTCACCCGTGCGGGACAGGGCAAGTTCCCGGCGCCGGCGCGCGGCGGCGAGGTCGATGTGGAGCTTTTCGACCTGCGCCGCGGCGCCATTCCGACGAGCTTCGGCGCCAAGCGCCCGAAGCTGCAAGCGACATGA
- a CDS encoding cytochrome c biogenesis CcdA family protein: protein MAADVTYPAAAAAGVLSFLSPCVLPLVPPYLTFIAGASLEELTHAGKSRARRDVLIASLLFVAGFSTVFVALGATASVFGKVLRANLEILSIAAGVAIILMGLHFLGVFKIGLLYREKRLEVGRPVGRLGAYVMGLAFAFGWTPCIGPILAAILAVAGSQETVGKGAALLGVYSAGLGLPFLAAAAAMGPFMGFMQKFKKHFGKVEKVVGALLVLTGLAFLTGGMQSFSFWLLQTFPGLANFG from the coding sequence ATGGCGGCCGACGTCACTTATCCAGCCGCTGCGGCGGCGGGCGTGCTCTCTTTCCTCAGCCCTTGCGTGCTGCCCTTGGTGCCGCCCTATCTCACCTTCATCGCGGGCGCGAGCCTCGAGGAGCTGACCCACGCCGGCAAATCGCGCGCGCGGCGCGATGTGCTCATCGCTTCGCTTCTGTTCGTCGCCGGCTTCTCGACGGTCTTCGTCGCGCTGGGCGCGACGGCGAGCGTCTTCGGCAAAGTGCTGCGCGCCAATCTGGAAATTTTGTCGATCGCCGCCGGCGTCGCCATCATCCTCATGGGCCTGCACTTCCTCGGCGTTTTCAAGATCGGCCTGCTCTATCGCGAGAAGCGCCTCGAGGTCGGCCGTCCGGTCGGGCGTCTCGGCGCCTATGTCATGGGCCTCGCCTTCGCCTTCGGCTGGACGCCCTGCATCGGTCCGATCCTCGCCGCCATTCTCGCCGTCGCCGGCTCGCAGGAGACGGTCGGCAAAGGCGCCGCTCTGCTCGGCGTCTATTCCGCCGGCCTCGGCCTTCCCTTCCTCGCCGCCGCGGCGGCGATGGGGCCGTTCATGGGGTTCATGCAGAAGTTCAAGAAGCATTTCGGCAAGGTGGAGAAGGTCGTCGGCGCGCTGCTGGTGCTGACGGGACTCGCCTTCCTCACCGGCGGGATGCAGAGCTTCTCCTTCTGGCTGCTGCAGACCTTTCCGGGTCTCGCGAATTTCGGGTGA
- a CDS encoding helix-turn-helix domain-containing protein, with the protein MRKPHHPRLDEITVEGILYALADPARMQIFTRLAASECAQNCSQFLNVLEQAPLAKSTLSQHFRILREAGLIRSERRGVELINSTRCAELAERFGPMVQSIISAYERQKIEAAAESAPRTAIDKDAAPV; encoded by the coding sequence ATGAGGAAGCCCCACCATCCGCGTCTGGACGAGATCACTGTCGAAGGGATTCTCTACGCCCTGGCCGATCCAGCGCGCATGCAGATATTCACCCGGCTGGCGGCGTCGGAATGCGCGCAGAACTGCTCGCAATTCCTGAATGTTCTCGAGCAGGCGCCGCTCGCCAAATCGACGCTCTCGCAGCATTTCCGCATTTTGCGGGAGGCCGGGCTCATCCGCAGCGAGCGCCGCGGCGTGGAGCTCATCAATTCGACGCGCTGCGCAGAGCTGGCCGAGCGCTTCGGCCCCATGGTGCAGTCGATCATCTCCGCCTATGAGCGGCAGAAGATCGAGGCCGCGGCCGAATCGGCGCCCCGGACGGCGATTGACAAAGACGCCGCGCCCGTCTAG
- the rplU gene encoding 50S ribosomal protein L21 encodes MFAVIKTGGKQYSVTAGDTITVMALEGAAGDKITFDEVLFVGAEGSAKIGAPLVAGASVTGEIAEQARSPKTLAFKKRRRQNSKRKRGHRQDLTIVRITGIEAGA; translated from the coding sequence ATGTTCGCAGTCATCAAGACCGGCGGGAAGCAATATAGCGTCACCGCCGGAGACACGATAACCGTCATGGCCCTCGAGGGCGCGGCGGGCGACAAGATCACCTTCGACGAGGTGCTGTTCGTCGGCGCCGAGGGCTCCGCCAAGATCGGCGCGCCGCTGGTCGCGGGCGCGAGCGTCACCGGCGAGATCGCCGAGCAGGCCCGCAGCCCCAAGACGCTGGCCTTCAAGAAGCGCCGCCGCCAGAACTCCAAGCGCAAGCGCGGCCATCGTCAGGACCTGACGATCGTGCGCATCACCGGCATCGAAGCCGGCGCCTGA
- the phhA gene encoding phenylalanine 4-monooxygenase, with protein MEKGKNRFVDAPRRADWTIEQNWPSYSAAEHDRWSRLYARQAELLPRRACDEYLAAMDALALSPVGVPDFEALSARLSALTGWRVVPVAGLVPDDVFFEHLANRRFPAGAFIRPEEELDYLEEPDVFHDVFGHVPLLANPVYARFLQAYGEGGRRALARGQLANLARLYWYTVEFGLLATPAGLRIFGAGILSSPAETVFSLEDSSPNRIGFDLERVMRTNYVIDDFQQCYFVVDGFERLLEACYRDFGPIYDHLRSQSDLAPHEIAPGDALISRGDFHYFRGEAHAA; from the coding sequence ATGGAGAAGGGCAAGAACCGCTTCGTCGACGCGCCCCGCCGCGCCGATTGGACCATCGAGCAGAATTGGCCCTCCTATAGCGCGGCCGAGCATGACCGCTGGAGCCGGCTCTACGCCCGCCAGGCCGAGCTTCTGCCCCGCCGCGCCTGCGACGAATATCTCGCCGCCATGGACGCGCTCGCGCTGTCGCCCGTCGGCGTTCCCGATTTCGAGGCGCTGAGCGCGCGGCTCTCGGCGCTGACGGGCTGGCGCGTCGTTCCGGTCGCGGGCCTCGTGCCGGACGACGTCTTCTTCGAGCATCTCGCCAATCGCCGCTTTCCCGCCGGCGCCTTCATCCGCCCGGAGGAGGAGCTCGATTATCTCGAGGAGCCGGACGTCTTTCACGATGTCTTCGGCCATGTGCCGCTGCTGGCGAACCCCGTCTATGCGCGCTTTCTACAGGCCTATGGCGAGGGCGGACGGCGGGCGCTGGCGCGCGGCCAGCTCGCCAATCTGGCGCGGCTCTATTGGTATACCGTGGAGTTCGGGCTGCTGGCGACGCCTGCGGGGCTGCGCATCTTCGGCGCCGGCATTCTCTCCTCGCCGGCGGAGACGGTCTTCTCGCTCGAGGATAGCTCGCCCAATCGCATCGGCTTCGATCTCGAGCGGGTGATGCGCACCAATTACGTCATCGACGATTTTCAGCAATGCTATTTCGTCGTCGATGGATTCGAGCGCCTGCTCGAGGCCTGCTATCGCGATTTCGGCCCCATCTACGACCATTTGCGATCACAAAGCGATCTCGCGCCGCATGAGATCGCGCCCGGCGATGCGCTGATCTCGCGCGGCGACTTCCATTATTTCCGCGGCGAGGCGCACGCCGCCTGA
- the rfbG gene encoding CDP-glucose 4,6-dehydratase yields the protein MNASFWAGKRVLVTGHTGFKGGWLSLWLMRLGANVAGYALAPPTEPSLFALARLDEKMESVIGDIRDAERLTRAVRELEPQIVFHLAAQPLVRYSYVNPIETFEVNALGTAHLLEALRGAPSARAIVIVTSDKCYENREWPWAYRENEAMGGFDPYSASKGCAELVAASFRNSFFATHDHPTRGAALATARAGNVIGGGDWAADRLAPDILRALERGETAQIRFPRAVRPWQHVLEPLAGYLTLAERLWSDGALFAEAWNFGPDPAGERTVGEIADALCRAYGEGAGWTKSGGDEPHEAHLLKLDSAKARSRLGWRPQWSIFEALQAIVDWESRRRRGEDVATTSLAQIDAYERRMDAAERGASTPGAMI from the coding sequence GTGAACGCCTCCTTCTGGGCCGGCAAGCGCGTCCTCGTCACCGGACACACCGGCTTCAAGGGCGGCTGGCTCTCACTATGGCTCATGCGCCTCGGCGCGAATGTGGCGGGCTATGCGCTGGCGCCGCCGACCGAGCCAAGCCTTTTCGCGCTCGCGCGCCTCGATGAGAAGATGGAAAGCGTCATCGGCGATATTCGCGACGCCGAGCGGCTGACGCGCGCCGTGCGGGAGCTCGAGCCGCAGATTGTCTTCCATCTCGCTGCGCAGCCGCTCGTGCGCTATTCCTACGTCAATCCGATCGAGACCTTCGAGGTCAACGCGCTCGGCACGGCGCATCTGCTGGAGGCGCTGCGCGGCGCGCCCTCGGCGCGCGCCATCGTCATCGTCACCAGCGACAAATGCTATGAGAATCGCGAATGGCCCTGGGCCTATCGCGAAAACGAGGCGATGGGCGGCTTCGACCCCTATAGCGCCAGCAAAGGCTGCGCGGAGCTCGTCGCCGCCTCCTTCCGCAATTCCTTTTTCGCGACGCACGATCACCCCACACGCGGCGCTGCTTTGGCCACGGCCCGCGCCGGAAATGTCATCGGCGGCGGCGATTGGGCGGCGGATCGGCTGGCGCCCGATATTTTGCGCGCGCTGGAGCGCGGCGAGACGGCGCAAATACGCTTTCCGCGCGCGGTGCGTCCCTGGCAGCATGTGCTGGAGCCGCTCGCCGGCTATCTGACGCTGGCGGAGCGTCTGTGGAGCGATGGCGCGCTCTTCGCGGAAGCCTGGAATTTCGGCCCCGACCCCGCCGGCGAGCGCACAGTGGGAGAGATCGCCGACGCGCTCTGCCGCGCCTATGGCGAGGGAGCCGGCTGGACGAAGAGCGGCGGCGACGAGCCGCATGAGGCGCATTTGCTGAAGCTCGATTCCGCCAAGGCGCGCAGCCGGCTCGGCTGGCGCCCGCAATGGTCGATCTTCGAGGCGCTGCAGGCGATCGTCGATTGGGAATCGCGCCGCCGCCGCGGCGAGGATGTGGCGACCACATCGCTCGCCCAGATCGACGCCTATGAGAGACGCATGGACGCCGCTGAGCGCGGCGCGAGCACGCCCGGAGCAATGATATGA
- a CDS encoding tryptophanase codes for MRTIIEPFRIKMTEALPITRRNTREERLKAAHYNVFLLDAEDITIDLLTDSGTGAMSDRQWAALMMGDESYAGSRSWRRFEKTIRDITGFEHIFPTHQGRAAERILAATRLKPGDIVPNNSHFDTTRANIEYVGATALDLPSAKAADIHAETHFKGDIDLAALERTLEREGKKIPFCMLTATNNTGGGQPISLDNIRAAKALLTRRGIPLVLDACRFAENAYFIKLWEKGYADRALIDIAREMFSLCDAATMSAKKDGLANIGGFFACNDDRWAEDFRNLLILTEGFPTYGGLAGRDLEAIAVGLEEALEEEYQRYRHATVEYLASRLIARGVPIVRPAGGHAVFIDAAGFCPHLSAKDFPGVGLTAALYLEGGVRGVELGSVMFGRRAEDGTETPAPRELVRLAFPRRVYTQSHFDYVIEAIENVFRERAAIPPFRIVRQAPFLRHFTAHFAPG; via the coding sequence ATGCGCACCATCATCGAGCCCTTCCGCATCAAGATGACAGAAGCTCTGCCGATCACAAGGCGGAACACGCGCGAGGAGCGGCTGAAGGCCGCGCATTACAATGTTTTCCTGCTCGATGCGGAAGACATCACCATCGATCTTCTGACCGACAGCGGCACGGGCGCCATGTCGGATCGGCAATGGGCCGCGCTCATGATGGGCGACGAAAGCTATGCGGGAAGCAGGTCCTGGCGACGCTTCGAGAAGACCATTCGCGACATCACGGGATTCGAGCATATTTTTCCGACGCATCAAGGCCGTGCGGCGGAGCGCATTCTCGCTGCGACGCGGCTGAAGCCCGGCGATATCGTCCCCAACAACAGCCATTTCGACACGACGCGCGCCAATATCGAATATGTCGGCGCGACGGCGCTCGATCTGCCCAGCGCAAAGGCCGCGGATATTCACGCGGAGACGCATTTCAAAGGCGACATAGATCTCGCGGCGCTGGAGCGAACGCTGGAGCGCGAGGGAAAGAAAATTCCCTTCTGCATGCTCACCGCGACAAACAACACCGGCGGCGGGCAGCCGATCTCTCTCGACAATATTCGCGCCGCCAAGGCTCTGCTGACGCGGCGCGGAATCCCGCTCGTGCTCGACGCCTGCCGCTTCGCCGAGAACGCCTATTTCATCAAACTCTGGGAGAAGGGCTATGCGGATCGCGCGCTCATCGACATCGCGCGGGAGATGTTTTCGCTCTGCGATGCCGCGACGATGAGCGCCAAGAAGGACGGGCTCGCCAACATCGGCGGATTCTTCGCCTGCAATGACGATCGCTGGGCGGAGGATTTTCGCAATCTGCTGATATTGACGGAAGGATTTCCCACTTACGGCGGACTCGCGGGCCGCGATCTCGAGGCGATCGCCGTCGGGCTCGAGGAGGCGCTGGAGGAGGAATACCAGCGCTACCGCCATGCGACGGTGGAATATCTCGCCTCCCGCCTCATCGCGCGCGGCGTGCCGATCGTGCGGCCGGCCGGCGGACATGCGGTGTTCATCGACGCCGCGGGCTTTTGCCCGCATCTTTCGGCGAAGGATTTTCCGGGCGTCGGCCTCACCGCCGCGCTCTATCTCGAGGGCGGCGTTCGCGGCGTCGAATTGGGCAGCGTGATGTTCGGCCGCCGCGCGGAAGACGGAACGGAGACGCCGGCGCCGCGCGAATTGGTGCGGCTCGCCTTTCCGCGCCGCGTCTACACGCAGAGCCATTTCGATTATGTGATCGAGGCGATCGAGAATGTGTTCCGCGAGCGCGCCGCCATACCGCCCTTCCGCATCGTGCGGCAGGCGCCCTTCCTGCGCCATTTCACCGCGCATTTCGCGCCCGGCTGA
- the rfbH gene encoding lipopolysaccharide biosynthesis protein RfbH: protein MTPPAAAALHAPADIADEKKALREQILALVGRYAEIAHATPEFRPGASAVPVSGKVYGASEMQTLVDSALDFWLTTGRFNAAFEKALEEFIGVRHALTANSGSSANLLALTALTSPLLKERALQPGDEVITVAAGFPTTLNPILQNGMTPVFVDVDLPTYNIRADLIEAAISPRTRAIMIAHTLGNPFNLAEVTRIAEKYGLWLVEDCCDALGSLYDGRQVGTFGDIGTLSFYPAHHITMGEGGAVFTSRSVLRRSVESFRDWGRDCWCAPGKDDTCKKRYEWQSGDLPFGYDHKYVYQHLGYNLKITDMQAAVALAQMERLPGFIEARKRNFALLKEALRPYEDVFLLPEATPRSDPSWFGFALTLRENAPFAREALLQHLAERRIGSRLLFGGNLLRQPYMKDRPHRIAGALSATDAIMRRTFWVGVYPGLGEAHIAYIAESIGAFLADAGHWRAA from the coding sequence ATGACCCCGCCCGCAGCCGCCGCCCTGCACGCCCCCGCCGACATAGCGGATGAGAAAAAAGCGCTGCGCGAGCAGATTTTGGCGCTCGTCGGCCGCTATGCCGAGATCGCCCATGCGACGCCGGAGTTTCGTCCCGGCGCCTCCGCCGTTCCGGTCTCCGGCAAGGTCTATGGCGCAAGCGAGATGCAGACGCTCGTCGATTCGGCGCTCGACTTCTGGCTCACCACCGGGCGCTTCAATGCGGCTTTCGAAAAGGCGCTGGAGGAGTTCATCGGCGTCCGCCATGCGCTGACGGCCAATTCCGGCTCCTCGGCCAATCTTCTGGCGCTCACCGCGCTGACCTCGCCACTGCTGAAAGAGCGCGCGCTTCAGCCCGGCGACGAAGTGATTACCGTCGCCGCCGGCTTTCCGACGACGCTCAATCCTATTTTGCAGAATGGGATGACGCCGGTCTTCGTCGATGTCGACCTTCCGACCTATAATATCCGCGCCGATCTCATAGAGGCGGCGATCTCGCCGCGCACGCGCGCCATAATGATCGCCCATACGCTCGGCAATCCGTTCAATCTCGCCGAGGTCACGCGCATCGCCGAAAAATATGGCCTGTGGCTGGTCGAGGATTGCTGCGACGCGCTCGGCTCGCTCTATGACGGGCGCCAGGTCGGCACATTCGGCGACATAGGCACGCTGAGCTTCTACCCGGCGCATCACATTACGATGGGCGAAGGCGGCGCGGTGTTCACCTCGCGCTCCGTGCTGCGACGCAGCGTCGAATCCTTCCGCGACTGGGGCCGCGATTGCTGGTGCGCGCCGGGCAAGGACGACACTTGCAAGAAGCGCTACGAGTGGCAATCGGGCGATCTGCCCTTCGGCTATGATCACAAATATGTCTATCAGCATCTCGGCTATAATCTGAAGATCACCGATATGCAGGCCGCCGTGGCGCTGGCGCAGATGGAGCGGCTGCCGGGCTTCATCGAGGCCCGCAAGCGCAATTTCGCGCTGCTGAAGGAAGCGCTGCGTCCCTATGAGGATGTTTTCCTGCTGCCCGAGGCGACGCCGCGCAGCGATCCGTCCTGGTTCGGATTCGCGCTGACGCTGCGCGAGAATGCGCCTTTTGCGCGCGAGGCGCTGCTGCAGCATCTCGCCGAGCGGCGCATCGGCTCGCGGCTGCTGTTCGGCGGCAATCTCTTGCGCCAGCCTTATATGAAGGATCGCCCGCATCGCATCGCCGGCGCGCTCTCCGCCACCGACGCCATCATGCGCCGCACTTTCTGGGTCGGCGTCTATCCGGGCCTCGGCGAGGCGCATATCGCTTATATCGCCGAGTCGATCGGCGCCTTCCTCGCGGATGCGGGACATTGGCGCGCCGCCTGA
- a CDS encoding class I SAM-dependent methyltransferase, giving the protein MSQRIDENLFTGPIGAEYRMLELICPNAALLARRVAERVAHWREGVALEVLEIGCGTGVSTLPLLAGRDDLHVTAIDSAAKMLDQARSHLADFVAAGRVQFVEADALAYLRGLPEGSVDVVSSNYAVHNFLDDYRREFLAEIFRVLKPGGIFVNGDRYAMDDRAAHLSATQAEVRSWFAKLGTLGRYDLLEDWVAHLFSDESPEHVMYLTPALERMTAAGFADVRVEYREGVDTLLTAVKP; this is encoded by the coding sequence ATGTCACAGCGCATCGATGAAAATCTCTTCACCGGGCCGATCGGCGCCGAATATCGCATGCTCGAGCTCATCTGCCCCAATGCGGCGCTGCTCGCCCGTCGCGTGGCGGAGCGCGTCGCGCATTGGCGCGAGGGCGTCGCGCTAGAGGTATTGGAGATCGGCTGCGGCACGGGCGTGAGCACGCTGCCGCTCCTCGCAGGGCGCGACGATCTCCATGTCACCGCGATCGACAGCGCCGCCAAAATGCTGGATCAGGCGCGCTCGCATCTCGCGGATTTCGTCGCCGCGGGCCGCGTGCAATTCGTGGAAGCCGACGCGCTGGCCTATCTGCGCGGCCTGCCCGAGGGGAGCGTCGACGTCGTCTCCTCCAATTACGCCGTGCATAATTTCCTCGACGATTATCGCCGGGAATTTCTCGCCGAGATTTTCCGCGTGCTGAAGCCGGGCGGCATTTTCGTCAATGGCGACCGCTATGCGATGGACGACCGCGCCGCGCATCTCTCCGCGACGCAGGCGGAGGTGCGCAGCTGGTTCGCGAAGCTCGGGACGCTCGGCCGCTATGATCTGCTCGAGGATTGGGTCGCGCATCTCTTCAGCGACGAATCGCCCGAGCATGTGATGTATCTGACGCCGGCGCTGGAGCGCATGACGGCGGCAGGCTTCGCCGATGTTCGTGTCGAATATCGCGAAGGCGTGGACACGCTGCTGACCGCGGTCAAGCCGTAA
- a CDS encoding sigma-70 family RNA polymerase sigma factor — translation MTASEKALGALYQDYAPALRRFARRRVGMQESEDMVQDIYLHALQRIDVATLESPRAYLFRIAANLSVDAIRRDRIRARYAEEAARDADQAEQSNSGDTIATLMEFQKLRAALERLPPLYREILLLKRLEHLTSAEIAARVGVSVRTVERHLARANDEIRRDLGA, via the coding sequence ATGACCGCCTCGGAAAAAGCGCTCGGCGCGCTCTATCAGGATTATGCGCCGGCGCTCCGCCGCTTCGCGCGTCGCCGCGTCGGCATGCAAGAGTCGGAAGATATGGTGCAGGACATCTACCTCCATGCGCTGCAGCGCATCGATGTCGCCACGCTCGAGAGCCCGCGCGCCTATCTCTTCCGCATCGCCGCCAATCTTTCGGTCGACGCCATACGCCGGGATCGCATCCGCGCGCGCTACGCAGAGGAAGCCGCGCGCGACGCCGATCAGGCGGAGCAGTCGAATTCCGGCGACACGATCGCCACGCTCATGGAATTTCAAAAGCTGCGCGCCGCGCTGGAGCGGCTGCCGCCGCTCTATCGGGAAATACTTCTGCTGAAACGCCTCGAGCATCTGACCAGCGCCGAGATCGCGGCCCGCGTCGGCGTATCGGTACGCACCGTCGAGCGTCATCTCGCTCGGGCGAATGACGAGATCAGGCGCGATCTCGGCGCTTGA
- a CDS encoding glucose 1-dehydrogenase: MGRLSGKIAVVTGGNSGIGLATAELFAKEGAQVVVTGRRKAELDAAVARIGASAVGVQGDVSSLEDLDRLYAEVKERFGRIDILFANAGVVRLAPIEAVNEAFFDHMFDINVKGLLFTVQKALPLFSEGGTIVLNSSIANTVGTPGFGVYSATKAAVRSFARTWTAELKDRKIRVNVVSPGPIETPIFDTMGLSEQQHDELAGQLETSVPLGRFGRSEEVAEAVLFLASSASSYVAGVDLYVDGGMVAV, from the coding sequence ATGGGTCGTCTTTCAGGAAAAATCGCGGTCGTCACCGGCGGCAACAGCGGCATAGGCCTCGCCACGGCGGAGCTTTTCGCCAAGGAGGGCGCGCAGGTCGTCGTCACCGGGCGGCGGAAGGCGGAACTCGACGCGGCGGTCGCTCGCATCGGCGCGAGCGCTGTCGGCGTGCAGGGGGATGTTTCGTCGCTCGAAGATCTCGATCGGCTCTACGCCGAGGTGAAGGAGCGTTTCGGCCGCATCGACATTCTCTTCGCCAATGCCGGAGTCGTCCGTCTCGCGCCGATCGAAGCGGTGAACGAGGCCTTCTTCGACCACATGTTCGACATCAACGTCAAAGGCCTGCTGTTCACCGTGCAGAAGGCGCTGCCTTTGTTTTCCGAGGGCGGAACGATCGTGCTCAACTCGTCGATCGCCAATACGGTGGGCACGCCCGGATTCGGCGTCTATTCGGCGACGAAGGCGGCCGTGCGCTCCTTCGCTCGCACTTGGACGGCCGAGCTGAAAGACCGCAAGATTCGCGTCAATGTCGTGAGCCCCGGCCCGATCGAGACGCCGATCTTCGACACGATGGGCCTCTCCGAGCAGCAGCACGACGAATTGGCGGGGCAATTGGAGACCAGCGTTCCGCTCGGCCGCTTCGGCAGATCGGAGGAGGTGGCCGAGGCCGTGCTCTTCCTCGCTTCCAGCGCGAGCAGCTATGTCGCCGGCGTCGATCTCTATGTCGACGGCGGGATGGTGGCGGTCTGA
- the rpmA gene encoding 50S ribosomal protein L27 — protein MAHKKAGGSSRNGRDSDGRRLGVKKFGGEAVISGNIIVRQRGTKWHPGRNVGIGKDHTLFALVDGVVLFKSSGGRASVSVVEPAAAAAE, from the coding sequence ATGGCTCACAAGAAAGCGGGCGGCTCGTCGCGCAACGGTCGCGACTCCGACGGTCGCCGTCTCGGCGTGAAGAAGTTCGGCGGCGAGGCCGTGATCAGCGGCAACATCATCGTTCGCCAGCGCGGCACGAAATGGCATCCCGGCCGCAATGTCGGCATCGGCAAGGATCACACGCTGTTCGCGCTCGTCGACGGCGTGGTCCTGTTCAAATCCAGCGGCGGCCGCGCTTCGGTATCGGTCGTCGAGCCGGCGGCCGCAGCCGCCGAATAG
- the obgE gene encoding GTPase ObgE — protein sequence MKFLDQAKIYVRSGDGGAGCVSFRREKFIEFGGPDGGDGGRGGDVVAICVDGLNTLIDYRYQQHFKAKTGVHGMGKNRHGAKGADAVLKVPAGTQILEEDGETLIADLTEVGQTAIIARGGNGGFGNLHFTTSTNRAPRRANPGLEGIERTLILRLKLIADAGLIGLPNAGKSTFLATVSAAKPKIADYPFTTLHPGLGVVRVDDREFVLADIPGLIEGAHDGHGLGDRFLGHVERCRALLHLVDATGEHAGKDYKIVRRELAAYGAELDEKREIVALSKIDAADPEHLKKQKERLKRAMASAGPAGAAERPTLLLLSSATSEGVTAALRALAVAKETAAHEEAKAAEPAPEWRP from the coding sequence ATGAAATTCCTGGATCAGGCGAAAATCTACGTTCGCTCGGGCGATGGCGGAGCGGGCTGCGTCTCCTTCCGCCGCGAGAAATTCATCGAGTTCGGCGGGCCGGACGGCGGCGACGGCGGCCGCGGCGGCGATGTGGTGGCGATCTGCGTCGATGGGCTCAACACGCTCATCGACTATCGCTATCAGCAGCATTTCAAGGCCAAGACCGGCGTCCATGGCATGGGCAAGAACCGCCATGGCGCCAAGGGCGCCGACGCCGTGCTGAAAGTGCCGGCCGGCACGCAGATTCTCGAGGAGGACGGCGAAACGCTGATCGCCGATCTGACCGAGGTGGGTCAGACCGCCATCATCGCGCGCGGCGGCAATGGCGGCTTCGGCAATCTGCATTTCACCACCTCGACGAACAGAGCCCCGCGCCGCGCCAATCCCGGCCTGGAAGGGATAGAGCGCACGCTCATCCTGCGGCTGAAGCTGATCGCCGACGCCGGGCTGATCGGCCTGCCCAACGCCGGCAAATCGACCTTTCTGGCCACGGTCAGCGCCGCCAAGCCCAAGATCGCCGATTATCCCTTCACCACTTTGCATCCGGGCCTCGGCGTGGTGCGGGTGGACGATCGCGAATTCGTGCTCGCCGACATTCCCGGCCTCATAGAGGGCGCGCATGACGGCCATGGGCTCGGCGACCGCTTCCTCGGCCATGTGGAGCGCTGCCGCGCGCTGCTGCATCTCGTGGACGCCACCGGCGAGCATGCGGGCAAGGATTACAAGATCGTCCGCCGCGAGCTCGCGGCCTATGGCGCCGAGCTCGACGAGAAGCGGGAGATCGTCGCGCTGTCGAAAATCGACGCCGCCGATCCAGAACATTTGAAGAAGCAGAAAGAGCGGCTCAAACGCGCAATGGCCTCCGCCGGGCCTGCGGGGGCCGCCGAGCGCCCCACCCTGCTGCTGCTGTCCTCGGCGACCAGCGAAGGCGTTACGGCCGCGCTGCGCGCCCTGGCGGTCGCCAAGGAGACAGCGGCGCATGAGGAGGCGAAAGCCGCCGAGCCCGCGCCGGAATGGCGGCCCTGA